Proteins found in one Brachypodium distachyon strain Bd21 chromosome 5, Brachypodium_distachyon_v3.0, whole genome shotgun sequence genomic segment:
- the LOC100841911 gene encoding protein PARTING DANCERS isoform X1 codes for MPLGWSVPSSAVCTIRSRAAAELRAAPLLHGGTASSRRLQMGSSSHSAAWTSLPPPRPEPAPAPGRGVCMMSTSWRDKQHPDLVNFIAAFLAANSYRLNFLSISPDFIINNGGLSVAFIFETSWDCENEAAVFSRVNTLKRQFKNLYVVVAVPTVEQIESFNQSYFRYDMELGCPTFVPVNDPEMGFEKMLKIAHARGVCKQQDISSTMKNEREQAVQCMDAFLQVVTSIPGIDNHDANMLAQAIGSIEAIAKAPKSLILESTDLSTDKAETVVRFFRDRQYYLSPKIN; via the exons ATGCCACTTGGTTGGTCGGTTCCTTCCTCTGCAGTCTGCACTATTCGCTCGCGCGCAGCAGCGGAGCTTCGCGCCGCCCCCCTCCTCCACGGCGGCACGGCCTCGTCCCGGCGGCTCCAGATGGGTAGCTCCTCCCACTCCGCCGCCTGGAcctccctcccgccgccgcggcccgaACCCGCTCCGGCACCAG GTCGTGGAGTATGCATGATGAGCACTTCGTGGAGAGATAAGCAACACCCCGACCTTGTCAACTTCATTGCCGCATTCCTAGCTGCCAACTCATATCGCCTCAACTTTCTGTCAATATCCCCT GACTTCATCATCAACAATGGGGGGTTATCTGTTGCTTTTATCTTTGAGACAAGCTGGGATTGTGAAAATGAAGCTGCTGTCTTTAGCAG GGTGAATACACTGAAGAGACAGTTCAAGAATCTCTATGTCGTTGTTGCTGTTCCCACGGTAGAGCAAATTGAATCATTTAATCAATCATATTTCAG GTATGACATGGAACTTGGTTGTCCTACATTTGTGCCTGTTAATGATCCTGAGATGGGATTTGAGAAAATGCTCAAGATCGCTCATGCTCGTGGAG TATGCAAGCAGCAGGATATTAGCTCAACAATGAAGAATGAG CGGGAGCAAGCAGTTCAGTGTATGGATGCCTTTTTACAAGTGGTCACCTCTATTCCTGGTATTGATAATCACGATGCCAATATG CTTGCCCAGGCTATTGGCTCTATTGAAGCAATCGCAAAAGCACCCAAGAGCTTAATTCTGGAAAGCACCGACCTGTCCACAGATAAGGCAGAGACAGTGGTTAGGTTCTTCAGGGATCGGCAGTACTACTTAAGCCCTAAAATCAACTGA
- the LOC100841911 gene encoding protein PARTING DANCERS isoform X2, with product MPLGWSVPSSAVCTIRSRAAAELRAAPLLHGGTASSRRLQMGRGVCMMSTSWRDKQHPDLVNFIAAFLAANSYRLNFLSISPDFIINNGGLSVAFIFETSWDCENEAAVFSRVNTLKRQFKNLYVVVAVPTVEQIESFNQSYFRYDMELGCPTFVPVNDPEMGFEKMLKIAHARGVCKQQDISSTMKNEREQAVQCMDAFLQVVTSIPGIDNHDANMLAQAIGSIEAIAKAPKSLILESTDLSTDKAETVVRFFRDRQYYLSPKIN from the exons ATGCCACTTGGTTGGTCGGTTCCTTCCTCTGCAGTCTGCACTATTCGCTCGCGCGCAGCAGCGGAGCTTCGCGCCGCCCCCCTCCTCCACGGCGGCACGGCCTCGTCCCGGCGGCTCCAGATGG GTCGTGGAGTATGCATGATGAGCACTTCGTGGAGAGATAAGCAACACCCCGACCTTGTCAACTTCATTGCCGCATTCCTAGCTGCCAACTCATATCGCCTCAACTTTCTGTCAATATCCCCT GACTTCATCATCAACAATGGGGGGTTATCTGTTGCTTTTATCTTTGAGACAAGCTGGGATTGTGAAAATGAAGCTGCTGTCTTTAGCAG GGTGAATACACTGAAGAGACAGTTCAAGAATCTCTATGTCGTTGTTGCTGTTCCCACGGTAGAGCAAATTGAATCATTTAATCAATCATATTTCAG GTATGACATGGAACTTGGTTGTCCTACATTTGTGCCTGTTAATGATCCTGAGATGGGATTTGAGAAAATGCTCAAGATCGCTCATGCTCGTGGAG TATGCAAGCAGCAGGATATTAGCTCAACAATGAAGAATGAG CGGGAGCAAGCAGTTCAGTGTATGGATGCCTTTTTACAAGTGGTCACCTCTATTCCTGGTATTGATAATCACGATGCCAATATG CTTGCCCAGGCTATTGGCTCTATTGAAGCAATCGCAAAAGCACCCAAGAGCTTAATTCTGGAAAGCACCGACCTGTCCACAGATAAGGCAGAGACAGTGGTTAGGTTCTTCAGGGATCGGCAGTACTACTTAAGCCCTAAAATCAACTGA